CAAGAAGAACCTTTTTACCATCTGACGTAAACCTTGCCGCAAGCTTCCCGATTGTTGTTGTCTTTCCAACGCCATTTACGCCAAGGATCATGATTACGAATGGCTTTGCTGTAATTTCCAGAGGACGCTGGCAGTCTTTCAATATATTGAAAATAACCTCTCTTAAATAAACCTTAAGCCCGTCTGCATCATAACCCTTAAGCTTATTCCTCATATCATCCACAATAAATCCGGATGTCTTTACGCCGACATCAGCAGTTATAAGGGTTTCCTCCAGCATTTCCGCCAATTCCTTCCGTGAAGCTCCTGAAGAAAAAAGCCCGTCTATTTTGCTGGCAATACTGTTGTGGGTTTTTAAAAGGCCTGTTCTGAGACGTTCTAAAAGGTTTCTCATGTATGTTTAGATAACACAGAATGTAAGACAGTTGCAATATGATTAAAATCATATCAAATTCCTCAATATATGATAAATTTTTATAAAGGTTTTAAAAAAAGGAGCAACAATAATGAAAAAACTGGATACAAAGGAAATGATAGAGTTCACCCCTGACTCAAAGAATTCTTTTCTAATCTTTGACGCTGACGAGGCGCGGCTGGCGCTGTTTTGTTCAGAGCCGGGTCAGGGTGTTAAAAAATGCCGCAGCAGTTCAAGGGTTATTATGACAGTCATGGAGGGCGAGGGGATATTTCTGACCGATGGAGAAGAAATCGCCGGCGTACCCGGCTCCGTCATAATATGGGAACCAGGCGAATCCCACGGCTATGTTGCAAAGACAAGGCTTGTGTTTCTGGCTACCATTGCCCCAAGACCGTAGTAATTTAAAACAGGCCTTTTGACCTTTGCAGTAATAGAGGCTGTTGCAGCAGTTTTATAATCTATAATTGCTGGAAGGGTTTGACTCACACAGGAAAAGCTTGAAATTATCCTCTTTGTCGGATAGTATACTAAAACTATGCGAATAGCTATTATGGGCGGGACATTTAACCCGATTCACTTTGGGCACTTAAGGATTGCCGAAGAGGTCAGAGAGCCCTTTAATTTAGATAAGGTCATTTTTATCCCCACATTCATTCCGCCTCATAAAGACAACGGCTCTCTTATATCCCCGGAACACAGACTTGAGATGGTTCAGCTCGCAGTAAAGGGCAATCCATTTTTTGAGGCCTCTGATATTGAGATAAAAAGGAAAGAGCGGTCTTATTCTGTTGTAACATTAAGGGAGCTCCATGACAAATATACTGGAACAGACTTTAGTTTTATTGTCGGCACAGATTCATTTAATGAAATAACTACATGGTGTGAATATGAAGAACTCTTCAAGCTTACAAACTTCGTTGTCATACCGCGTCCCGGTTATCCTGTAAAAAAGATTGCGGAGGTTCTCCCTGTTGAACTGGCAAAAAAGTTTTGGTATGATGCTGAACATGATGTTTATGCGAATGCCTACGGGAGATTTGTTGCATATATGGAAACTACACTCTTTGGCATATCAGCATCAAGGATAAGAAAGATGATAAAAGAGGGGAATTCAACACGGTATATACTGCCAAAAGAGGTAGAGGATTATATAACAAAGAACGGATTATATCGCTAAAGGAGGGTTAAAAAAACTGGATTCGAGAGAAAAGGTATTAAAGGCAGCCGAGCTTGCCATGGATAAAAAGGCAGAAGGGGTTGTCATTCTGAATATAGGCAAACTGTCATCCATTGCAGATTATCTGTTGATATGCAGCGCCGCATCGGACAGACAGGTACAGGCCATTACCAATTCAGTGGAAGAAGGGCTTAAGAAAAAAAAGGTAAGGCCTTTAAGCATAGAAGGTGTCCGTGAAGGGCACTGGGCTTTGATAGATTATGGCGATGTGATTGCGCACATCTT
Above is a window of Deltaproteobacteria bacterium DNA encoding:
- a CDS encoding AraC family ligand binding domain-containing protein, whose product is MKKLDTKEMIEFTPDSKNSFLIFDADEARLALFCSEPGQGVKKCRSSSRVIMTVMEGEGIFLTDGEEIAGVPGSVIIWEPGESHGYVAKTRLVFLATIAPRP
- the rsfS gene encoding ribosome silencing factor, with product MDSREKVLKAAELAMDKKAEGVVILNIGKLSSIADYLLICSAASDRQVQAITNSVEEGLKKKKVRPLSIEGVREGHWALIDYGDVIAHIFLEPVREFYNLEGLWPEAPRVEIE
- the nadD gene encoding nicotinate-nucleotide adenylyltransferase, producing the protein MRIAIMGGTFNPIHFGHLRIAEEVREPFNLDKVIFIPTFIPPHKDNGSLISPEHRLEMVQLAVKGNPFFEASDIEIKRKERSYSVVTLRELHDKYTGTDFSFIVGTDSFNEITTWCEYEELFKLTNFVVIPRPGYPVKKIAEVLPVELAKKFWYDAEHDVYANAYGRFVAYMETTLFGISASRIRKMIKEGNSTRYILPKEVEDYITKNGLYR